In Chiloscyllium plagiosum isolate BGI_BamShark_2017 unplaced genomic scaffold, ASM401019v2 scaf_87309, whole genome shotgun sequence, the genomic stretch GCAGGTCTAAGTTAGGATTaagaattggcacaggcttgggcGGGGAGGGGGCAGGGGGTAAAGTGAACTTTCAAAAAGCAGGGGATACCTGTATGCTGATGAAGGGGTGGGTGGAGGCTCAGGTGGAGCATAAACACTGACAGAGGCCAATTGGATCGACTGTGCTGGAGACTCAATGGGACAGAGACAAATGTATCTATTTCAGATCTACCTGCACTTCAGCCGCTTCTGTGGACTGTTTCCGTAGGGAAGCTGCAATCCCAGGCTCAGAGAGCGTCAGCCCCAACTGGAAGTAAAGTGGGTGAGAGAGCGTCCATTCAGCATAAAGGAACTCCttacccctcccacttcacccactAAACAGGGTTCAAGATGTGATTCTCAGCAGCGGTAACAGCAGAGTCCCACCCGAATCCCTGCACCATCTCACTTGTGAAGTTGCTGGTGTCTCCACAAGTTGCACGACtgggtgaagcccttcccacatACTGGACAGGTGAACGGCCGCTCCTTGGTGTGGATGCGCTGGTGTTTGCGCAGGGTGGAGGAATCACAGAAGTTATTGCTCCACGTGGGACAGGTGAACGGCTTCTCCTCAGTGTGGACGCGGAAGCTGAGCAGCAGGTGATACGACTGGGTGTAGCCCTTCCCGCACACGGAGCAGGAAAACGGTTTCTCCCTGGTGTGCATCCGCTGGTGCGGCAGCAGGTGGTGAGACTGAGTGAAGCCCTGCCCACACACGGGGCAGATGAACGGGTTCTTGCTGGTGTGGACCCTCTGGTGGGCCAGGAGGTGGTGTAACTGAGTGCACGTGAACAGCCGCTGCTCGGTGTGCAAACGCCAATGAATCTCCAGCACAGATGGCGAAGGGAAaccattcccacactccccacatttccacggtttctccatggtGCAGGTGCCCTCGTCTGTCTCAGACCTTAACAATCAGTTGAAAACTCGCTCACGCTTACAGCATATGTGTGGTGTTACTGGTGAACCCTCTGATAATTGGAACACTCTCATTCAGTCTGTAAAACTTGTTCCAGTCACTACTCTGGTGTGTGGGTATGTGAGACTCTTAgagtttccagtcacactgacgtTTAAAACCTAACTAAGCTGACAGACCTTCTCTCATTTGTTTTCAAGGC encodes the following:
- the LOC122545531 gene encoding zinc finger protein 239-like; the encoded protein is MEKPWKCGECGNGFPSPSVLEIHWRLHTEQRLFTCTQLHHLLAHQRVHTSKNPFICPVCGQGFTQSHHLLPHQRMHTREKPFSCSVCGKGYTQSYHLLLSFRVHTEEKPFTCPTWSNNFCDSSTLRKHQRIHTKERPFTCPVCGKGFTQSCNLWRHQQLH